A stretch of Telopea speciosissima isolate NSW1024214 ecotype Mountain lineage chromosome 11, Tspe_v1, whole genome shotgun sequence DNA encodes these proteins:
- the LOC122644993 gene encoding putative F-box protein At1g67623, which produces MNKHEEAFQTLLAAAATLCLIVGRSKMMKRAKKQLLPSIGTLPKELLTEVCARVGSSAVTDLFNLKQSCKQFYRVGVDIEVLRRVSLEKLPAIPWLVSSGYHSFIRQCGENGNPEALFKHGMVEYFSRLEQESGIELLKKAIDLGHEVAAYMLRLILLCTNYPLKDQALEILKKVEQGCLPSSLAKIKKCHKRSKEILRDMWTNTVSLPKPAEPI; this is translated from the coding sequence ATGAACAAGCACGAGGAAGCCTTCCAAACCCtccttgctgctgctgctactctCTGTCTTATAGTAGGTCGTTCgaagatgatgaaaagagcTAAGAAACAACTGCTTCCATCCATTGGAACTCTGCCAAAGGAGCTGCTAACAGAGGTGTGTGCTCGAGTTGGATCTTCTGCAGTGACTGACCTCTTCAACCTGAAACAGAGTTGTAAACAATTCTACAGGGTTGGGGTTGACATAGAAGTGCTTCGAAGGGTCTCATTAGAAAAGCTACCGGCAATTCCATGGCTGGTTTCATCTGGGTATCATTCCTTCATAAGACAATGCGGGGAGAACGGTAACCCAGAAGCGCTGTTCAAGCATGGAATGGTGGAATATTTTAGTAGATTGGAACAAGAGTCAGGGATTGAGTTACTGAAGAAAGCAATTGATCTTGGACATGAAGTAGCTGCATACATGCTCAGATTAATCCTCTTGTGTACTAATTACCCACTAAAAGATCAAGCTTTAGAAATTCTGAAAAAAGTAGAGCAAGGATGTTTACCATCATCATTAGCAAAGATTAAAAAATGTCATAAGCGATCGAAGGAGATACTCAGGGACATGTGGACTAATACTGTTTCTCTCCCAAAACCAGCTGAACCCATCTGA